A genomic segment from Sulfuritalea hydrogenivorans sk43H encodes:
- a CDS encoding alpha,alpha-trehalose-phosphate synthase (UDP-forming), whose translation MRLSLRFVLPLILVLTGFAYAVSPLVDRMILRWFTRDLDIRAVLIANTISEPLFEQLAAGRKAKIGEFFVRITQDERLYAIGFCPGGEGSAVASKSMPAEVRCNDLERWPPGGENALPSKRGPLHVSVQPMANEAYPAGKLVLVHDLSFATRRSEETTRYIFHAFIGLAVIVSLLTVVIAQLSWRGWLAGMRSLLRGEGLLRDPAAAAKMGLPEFRPIARDLQRLVRDLEAEHRARDESQMAWTPETLRAILHGELRGDDVIVVSNREPYIHQRRGERIEVQQPASGLVTALEPIMRACSGTWIAHGSGSADREVVDRHDCVGVPPENPAYKIRRVWLSAEEEAGYYYGFANEGLWPLCHIAHVRPIFRSSDWAHYVAVNRKFARSVVAEARTKNPIVLVQDYHLALLPRMIRKEMPEATVITFWHIPWPNPESFAICPWRQEILAGMLGSSILGFHTQFHCNNFVDTVDRFMEARVDRENFTVSFGGKSTAVRRYPISVDWPPDPALLAKPVEQCAADMRALNNFPAGHRFCIGVDRLDYTKGILERFRAVERLLELNPEWIGKFSLIQVAAPTRSSIDEYQSHEAQVRALAIRINERFGRGGRDLPLPIVLKVEHHDAGQVYEYYRAADCCFVSSLHDGMNLVAKEFVAARDDERGVLILSQFTGAARELPEALIVNPYDTDQCAAALHLALTMPVDEQRNRMRLMRGLVAEFNVYRWAGRMLLDAASMRQRSHLVETGGGAA comes from the coding sequence ATGCGACTTTCCCTGCGTTTTGTCTTGCCCTTGATCCTGGTGCTGACCGGCTTTGCCTACGCGGTGTCGCCGCTGGTCGATCGGATGATTCTGCGCTGGTTCACGCGCGATCTGGACATTCGCGCGGTACTGATCGCCAACACCATCAGCGAGCCCCTGTTCGAGCAGCTCGCTGCCGGACGCAAGGCGAAAATCGGCGAGTTCTTCGTCCGCATCACCCAGGACGAGCGCCTGTATGCGATCGGCTTCTGTCCCGGCGGCGAAGGTAGTGCCGTTGCCTCCAAATCCATGCCGGCCGAAGTGCGCTGCAACGATCTGGAGCGCTGGCCTCCGGGTGGAGAGAACGCATTGCCGAGCAAGCGCGGCCCGCTGCATGTGTCGGTCCAGCCGATGGCGAACGAGGCCTATCCGGCCGGCAAGCTGGTGCTGGTACACGACCTCAGCTTCGCCACGCGGCGCAGCGAGGAAACCACGCGCTACATTTTCCATGCCTTCATCGGCCTCGCCGTCATCGTCTCGCTGTTGACGGTGGTGATCGCCCAGCTTTCCTGGCGCGGCTGGCTGGCAGGGATGCGCTCCCTGCTGCGCGGCGAAGGCCTGCTGCGCGACCCGGCCGCGGCGGCGAAAATGGGCCTTCCCGAATTTCGGCCGATTGCCCGCGATCTGCAGCGCCTGGTGCGCGACCTCGAAGCGGAGCACCGCGCGCGCGACGAATCGCAAATGGCCTGGACGCCGGAAACCCTGCGCGCGATCCTGCATGGCGAATTGCGCGGCGACGACGTCATCGTGGTATCCAACCGCGAGCCTTACATCCACCAGCGCCGCGGCGAGCGCATCGAGGTGCAGCAGCCTGCCAGCGGGCTGGTGACGGCGCTGGAACCGATCATGCGCGCCTGCTCCGGCACCTGGATCGCCCATGGCAGCGGCTCGGCCGATCGCGAGGTGGTCGATCGCCATGACTGCGTCGGCGTCCCTCCCGAAAATCCGGCCTACAAGATACGCCGGGTCTGGCTCAGCGCGGAGGAGGAGGCCGGCTACTACTACGGCTTCGCCAACGAAGGGCTGTGGCCGCTGTGCCACATCGCCCATGTGCGCCCGATCTTCCGTTCGTCGGACTGGGCGCATTACGTCGCGGTCAACCGCAAGTTCGCCAGGTCGGTGGTCGCCGAGGCGCGCACGAAGAATCCGATCGTGCTGGTGCAGGATTACCACCTGGCCCTGCTGCCGCGCATGATTCGCAAGGAAATGCCGGAGGCTACGGTGATCACCTTCTGGCATATTCCGTGGCCGAATCCGGAGTCCTTCGCCATTTGTCCCTGGCGCCAGGAGATACTCGCCGGTATGCTCGGCAGCAGCATCCTCGGCTTTCACACCCAGTTTCACTGCAACAACTTCGTCGATACCGTGGATCGTTTCATGGAAGCGCGGGTGGATCGGGAGAACTTCACCGTATCGTTTGGCGGAAAATCCACCGCGGTGCGGCGTTACCCCATCTCGGTCGACTGGCCGCCCGATCCCGCCTTGCTGGCAAAGCCGGTCGAACAGTGCGCGGCCGACATGCGCGCATTGAACAACTTTCCCGCAGGACACAGGTTCTGCATCGGCGTCGATCGACTCGACTATACCAAGGGAATACTGGAGCGCTTCCGTGCCGTCGAACGACTGCTGGAACTCAATCCGGAATGGATAGGCAAGTTCAGCCTGATTCAGGTGGCGGCGCCGACGCGCTCCAGCATCGACGAATATCAGAGCCACGAGGCCCAGGTGCGGGCACTGGCGATACGCATCAACGAGCGCTTCGGCCGCGGCGGCCGCGACCTGCCCCTGCCGATCGTGCTCAAGGTCGAGCATCACGACGCCGGCCAGGTCTACGAATACTATCGCGCGGCGGATTGCTGTTTCGTCAGCAGCCTGCACGATGGCATGAACCTGGTGGCGAAGGAATTCGTCGCGGCGCGCGACGACGAGCGCGGCGTGCTGATCCTGTCGCAATTCACCGGCGCCGCGCGCGAACTGCCGGAGGCGCTGATCGTCAATCCCTACGATACCGACCAGTGCGCGGCGGCCCTGCATCTTGCGTTGACCATGCCGGTCGACGAGCAACGAAATCGCATGCGCCTGATGCGCGGCCTGGTCGCCGAATTCAATGTTTACCGCTGGGCCGGCCGCATGCTGCTCGACGCGGCGTCGATGCGTCAGCGCAGCCATCTGGTGGAAACTGGGGGCGGCGCCGCATGA
- a CDS encoding universal stress protein: MPTMLRVSTAIAMPSEAVPPPTAVRHAKVRRLLIPVKSAKDAGHAVAYAIRRRAEGLGMAVCLLHVEESPTQWQALSANAEARAVKRRRADHIFAPAMRMLEGLDIEFAAYVRSGPIVFTILDAAEELACDEIVVPEPGRGVFSLLSRRVVPVLMARQRSARLVAVTNAGVAVS; encoded by the coding sequence ATGCCTACCATGCTTCGCGTGAGTACTGCGATCGCCATGCCTTCGGAGGCCGTCCCGCCGCCAACCGCCGTTCGCCATGCGAAGGTGCGGCGGCTGTTGATTCCCGTGAAGAGCGCGAAGGATGCGGGGCACGCAGTTGCCTACGCGATCCGCCGACGCGCCGAGGGCTTGGGCATGGCGGTGTGCCTGTTGCATGTCGAAGAATCGCCAACGCAGTGGCAGGCGTTGTCGGCCAATGCCGAGGCACGGGCCGTGAAGCGGCGGCGGGCCGACCATATATTCGCGCCGGCCATGCGCATGCTGGAAGGTCTCGACATCGAATTTGCCGCCTATGTCAGATCGGGGCCGATCGTGTTCACGATCCTCGATGCAGCCGAGGAACTGGCCTGCGACGAAATCGTCGTGCCGGAGCCCGGCAGAGGGGTTTTCAGTTTGCTCTCGCGCCGGGTCGTGCCGGTGCTGATGGCCCGGCAACGCTCCGCACGACTGGTGGCGGTTACGAATGCCGGCGTCGCCGTGTCGTGA
- a CDS encoding ATP-binding protein, with product MAFRLFDNLSTAARFAIFVALYVLLDWASFILPLKHLNVTPWNPAPALGLLFVVRHGRSGVLALFIAIVASDIFVRNVPGSLPITLWLGATLTAGYAAMAWALKRYFPDGGVFGDRAGLLPWSAIVIFGSLLNSLLFITALLVTDLLPLSYWSDAVMRFWVGDGVGIFVTMPLLWWLQDAPRRVLFRTILLRWETLAYSALTLLALWVAFVPGAEANFRYFYVLFLPVVWAASRQGVAGAVFCVSTLQIGLLVAGLLQHSEEISLFELQMRAFLLALVGFLIGIAVDEQRRAAAELRLSLRLAAAGEMAGALAHELNQPLAALAAYGSAGKHLLARGADADQLRDVIQRMINEAGRAAEVVRRLRDFFRTGATRLERIPLPELVEGAAAPFRAKAAEAGIEFTVRDMPAVAINADRLQIEVVLRNLLANAFEAVAEAPNTQASVILSADAGQGGDIVIEVADNGPGISTALAEQIFEPFASTKSSGLGLGLAISRAIAEAHGGSLTADIGGRGCFRLTLPLDKRSMRTHG from the coding sequence TTGGCATTCCGCCTGTTCGACAATCTGAGCACTGCCGCACGGTTTGCGATCTTCGTCGCGCTGTACGTATTGCTCGACTGGGCCAGCTTCATCCTGCCACTCAAGCATCTCAACGTCACGCCGTGGAACCCCGCGCCGGCGCTCGGCCTGCTGTTCGTCGTCCGCCACGGTCGCAGCGGCGTGCTTGCCCTGTTCATCGCCATCGTCGCCAGCGACATTTTCGTGCGCAATGTCCCCGGCAGTCTCCCGATCACCCTGTGGCTGGGCGCCACCCTCACGGCCGGATACGCCGCGATGGCGTGGGCCCTGAAGCGATACTTTCCCGATGGCGGCGTGTTCGGCGACCGTGCCGGCCTGCTGCCCTGGTCGGCCATCGTCATCTTCGGTTCGCTGCTCAACAGCCTGTTGTTCATCACGGCGCTGTTGGTCACCGACTTGCTGCCCCTGAGCTACTGGAGCGACGCCGTGATGCGCTTCTGGGTCGGCGACGGCGTCGGCATCTTCGTCACCATGCCCCTGCTGTGGTGGCTGCAGGATGCGCCGCGCCGGGTGCTGTTTCGAACCATCCTGCTGCGCTGGGAGACGCTGGCCTACTCCGCGCTGACGCTATTGGCGCTGTGGGTCGCCTTCGTGCCCGGCGCCGAGGCGAATTTCCGCTACTTCTATGTGCTGTTCCTGCCGGTGGTCTGGGCGGCGTCGCGCCAGGGCGTGGCCGGCGCGGTGTTCTGCGTATCGACGCTGCAAATTGGATTGCTGGTCGCCGGCCTGCTGCAGCATTCCGAGGAAATCTCGCTGTTCGAACTGCAAATGCGCGCGTTCCTGCTGGCTCTCGTGGGCTTCCTGATCGGCATCGCGGTCGACGAGCAGCGCCGCGCGGCAGCCGAACTGCGCCTTTCACTGCGGCTGGCCGCCGCGGGCGAAATGGCCGGCGCCCTGGCGCATGAACTGAATCAGCCGCTGGCCGCGCTGGCGGCTTACGGCTCGGCCGGCAAACACCTGCTGGCGCGCGGCGCCGATGCGGATCAGCTGCGCGACGTCATCCAGCGCATGATCAACGAAGCCGGACGGGCCGCCGAAGTCGTGCGGCGCCTGCGGGATTTCTTCCGCACCGGCGCGACCCGACTCGAGCGCATCCCCTTGCCCGAACTGGTCGAAGGCGCGGCGGCGCCATTCCGCGCCAAGGCCGCCGAGGCCGGGATCGAGTTCACCGTGCGCGACATGCCGGCAGTCGCCATCAACGCCGACCGCCTGCAGATCGAAGTGGTATTGCGCAACCTGCTGGCGAATGCCTTCGAAGCCGTCGCGGAGGCGCCCAATACGCAGGCCAGCGTGATCCTCAGCGCCGATGCCGGCCAAGGTGGGGATATTGTCATCGAAGTGGCCGACAACGGACCGGGCATATCGACCGCGCTGGCCGAGCAGATCTTCGAGCCTTTCGCCTCAACCAAGTCGAGCGGGCTCGGCCTCGGCCTCGCCATCAGCCGCGCCATCGCCGAAGCGCACGGCGGCAGCCTGACCGCCGATATCGGCGGGCGCGGCTGCTTCCGGCTGACCCTCCCACTGGACAAGCGGAGCATGCGAACCCATGGATAA
- a CDS encoding response regulator transcription factor — translation MDNTVFIIDDDASVRDALGLLLGLRGYRTSVFADAASFLGTLRPDWHGCLIIDIRMAGMDGLTLQRELQARGCAIPVVIITGHGDVSSAREAFRAAAVDFLEKPLDEDRLVQAIDEAYARQTADLTSQRRREGFLRRIEELTPREREVMHLVIAGHHNREIAEELGISVRTVEVHKARMMAKLEAESIPQLVRVSLGVGGDT, via the coding sequence ATGGATAACACCGTATTCATCATCGACGACGACGCCTCGGTGCGCGACGCCCTCGGCCTGCTGCTCGGCTTGCGCGGCTACCGCACCTCGGTCTTCGCCGACGCGGCGAGCTTCCTCGGCACACTGCGCCCCGACTGGCACGGCTGCCTGATCATCGACATCCGCATGGCCGGCATGGATGGCCTGACGCTGCAGCGGGAACTGCAGGCACGAGGCTGCGCCATACCCGTGGTCATCATCACCGGCCATGGCGACGTCAGCTCCGCGCGGGAGGCCTTTCGCGCGGCCGCGGTCGACTTTCTCGAGAAGCCGCTCGACGAGGATCGCCTGGTTCAGGCCATCGACGAAGCCTATGCCCGGCAAACCGCCGACCTCACGAGCCAGCGTCGGCGGGAAGGCTTCCTGCGCCGCATCGAGGAACTGACGCCGCGCGAACGGGAAGTCATGCACCTTGTCATCGCCGGCCACCACAACCGGGAGATCGCCGAGGAGCTCGGCATCAGCGTGCGTACGGTCGAAGTGCACAAGGCGCGCATGATGGCGAAGCTGGAGGCGGAAAGCATTCCGCAGCTGGTTCGGGTCAGCCTCGGAGTGGGCGGCGACACGTGA
- a CDS encoding SAM-dependent methyltransferase, with protein MDQETRWNTRYRDAGEDYLFGTEPNRFLAHRAGLLRDGRTAVSVADGEGRNSVWLAEQGLEVTAVEISPVAVEKARRLAAGRQLEIRFLLADMLAPDWPPHDMQNAYDWVIGVFIQFVGAADRARQFAAMKQLARPGGRILLQGYTPKQLDYRTGGPGDLENLYTREILLEAFADWEIEELVDYEEEIAEGKGHKGRSALIGMVARKPG; from the coding sequence ATGGATCAGGAAACCCGCTGGAACACGCGCTACCGGGATGCCGGCGAGGACTATCTGTTCGGCACCGAGCCCAACCGCTTCCTCGCGCATCGCGCCGGGCTTTTGCGTGACGGCCGCACGGCGGTGTCGGTGGCCGATGGCGAGGGGCGCAACTCGGTCTGGCTGGCCGAGCAGGGGCTGGAGGTGACGGCCGTCGAAATTTCGCCGGTGGCCGTGGAAAAGGCGCGCCGGCTGGCGGCCGGACGCCAGCTGGAGATCCGCTTTCTGCTGGCCGACATGCTGGCGCCGGACTGGCCGCCGCACGACATGCAGAATGCCTACGACTGGGTGATCGGCGTCTTCATCCAGTTCGTCGGCGCCGCCGATCGCGCGCGGCAGTTCGCGGCCATGAAGCAGCTGGCGCGGCCGGGCGGACGAATCCTGCTGCAGGGCTATACGCCGAAGCAGCTCGATTACCGCACCGGCGGGCCGGGCGATCTCGAAAACCTCTACACCCGGGAAATCCTGCTCGAAGCGTTTGCCGACTGGGAGATCGAGGAACTGGTCGACTATGAGGAAGAGATTGCCGAGGGCAAGGGCCACAAGGGGCGCTCGGCGCTGATCGGCATGGTGGCGCGCAAGCCCGGATGA
- a CDS encoding C-GCAxxG-C-C family protein produces the protein MDKDAPTLGEQAYDKALKYELDYGCCPQCVLATVQETVGIVDDQTIKASHGLSGGGGLIGEGICGALSGGLMALSAKYGRDRDKLDRGRYINNFKKARELTERFRAEFGGVTCQELQKQFTGRTYDMWDAGEYKAFDDARGRKCAHATGTVTQWVVELL, from the coding sequence ATGGACAAGGACGCGCCTACGCTCGGCGAGCAGGCCTACGACAAAGCCCTCAAGTACGAACTCGATTACGGCTGCTGCCCGCAATGCGTGCTCGCCACCGTGCAGGAAACCGTCGGCATCGTCGACGACCAGACCATCAAGGCCAGCCACGGCCTCTCCGGCGGTGGCGGCCTGATCGGCGAAGGCATCTGCGGTGCGCTCAGCGGCGGCCTCATGGCCTTGAGCGCAAAGTACGGGCGCGACCGCGACAAGCTCGACCGCGGCCGCTACATCAACAACTTCAAGAAGGCCAGGGAACTCACCGAACGCTTCCGCGCCGAGTTCGGCGGCGTCACCTGCCAGGAACTGCAAAAGCAATTCACCGGCCGCACCTATGACATGTGGGATGCCGGGGAATACAAGGCCTTCGACGACGCCCGCGGCAGGAAATGCGCCCACGCCACCGGGACGGTGACGCAATGGGTGGTCGAGCTGCTGTGA
- a CDS encoding sulfite exporter TauE/SafE family protein, which yields MFEHATTLPLAFWLLAILATLLVGMSKAGFGGAAGSLGVPLMALVVAPPFAAAVMLPILLIIDAIGLVVFRGRGDAANLRIILPGAMLGIALGWLTFGHVDARWIRLLIGIEALAFAFDRFRAARAVAIAVPSAPTLRPGIFWSALSGFTSFVSHAGGPPIMQYLMPQNMDKMRLVGTTVIFFSVVNFSKLGPYAQLGLLDLSNLGVSLLLAPAIPLGYFVGYRLLHAIDMRGFNLVTAWTLLAAGTKLVYDGIAG from the coding sequence ATGTTCGAGCACGCCACCACACTGCCCCTCGCCTTCTGGCTGCTGGCGATTCTCGCCACGTTGCTGGTCGGCATGTCCAAGGCCGGCTTCGGCGGCGCGGCGGGCAGCCTCGGCGTACCGCTGATGGCGCTGGTGGTGGCACCGCCCTTCGCCGCCGCGGTGATGCTGCCGATCCTGCTGATCATCGACGCCATTGGCCTGGTGGTGTTTCGCGGACGCGGCGACGCGGCCAACCTGCGCATCATCCTGCCCGGCGCCATGCTCGGCATCGCGCTCGGCTGGCTGACCTTCGGCCACGTCGATGCGCGCTGGATACGCCTGCTGATCGGCATCGAGGCGCTGGCCTTCGCCTTCGACCGCTTCCGCGCCGCGCGCGCTGTCGCAATCGCCGTACCGTCAGCGCCGACTCTCAGGCCGGGCATTTTCTGGAGCGCGCTGTCCGGCTTCACCAGCTTCGTCTCGCATGCCGGCGGCCCGCCGATCATGCAATACCTGATGCCGCAGAACATGGACAAGATGCGCCTGGTCGGTACCACGGTAATCTTCTTTTCGGTGGTGAATTTTTCAAAGCTCGGCCCCTATGCCCAACTCGGCCTGCTCGACCTGTCGAATCTCGGCGTTTCGCTGTTGCTGGCGCCGGCGATCCCGCTCGGCTACTTCGTCGGCTACCGCCTGCTGCACGCCATCGACATGCGTGGCTTCAACCTCGTCACGGCCTGGACGCTGCTGGCAGCCGGCACCAAGCTGGTCTACGACGGCATTGCCGGCTAG
- a CDS encoding EAL and HDOD domain-containing protein, whose amino-acid sequence MFGLIKRLVGNQPAVKINEDPFGRDRKPPDPAAPLFTAPSRETPPIVLQRDEIIDAKTRIGGYRFAVHVPDSPHEPNPRATLEALRAANVAAFAERRMALIPLPAAHWISLDFTSLIGPHTVFLLDSPEASLPRERWREVALAIRAAGARVGVTGTGHSGDRDLILECADLVLIDFSAYSLPGLERALTGFKTEFPRLQRVVENVDGWPERRLCVSRGADFCLGSFATAADEEQQTGEISQSRLVLIEMLNLLRTDADLSDIAKVAKRDPGVAVKVVAMANSPIMARENPVSGIDQAIMILGREQLYRWLSLAMFRAGANSPRDEVLLELALARGRFLELVGQGKYGKRECDELFLVGLLSMLDSLLGVPMAKVVERIHLSAEIKDVLLNSAGPFGRYLMLAIAVEKGRVEQTSRLAEQTAIPLDEIERASAEALEWAESAARLSQ is encoded by the coding sequence ATGTTTGGTTTAATCAAGCGCCTTGTTGGAAATCAGCCTGCCGTAAAAATCAACGAGGACCCGTTCGGGCGCGACAGGAAGCCGCCGGATCCCGCGGCGCCGCTATTCACCGCCCCGTCGCGCGAAACGCCGCCGATCGTCCTGCAGCGCGATGAAATCATCGACGCCAAAACGCGAATCGGCGGCTACCGGTTTGCGGTGCATGTTCCCGATTCGCCGCATGAGCCGAATCCGCGTGCCACGCTCGAAGCCTTGCGCGCCGCCAATGTCGCCGCCTTCGCCGAACGGCGGATGGCGCTGATTCCGCTGCCGGCAGCGCACTGGATCAGCCTGGATTTCACTTCCCTGATCGGCCCGCATACCGTGTTTCTGCTGGATTCGCCCGAGGCGTCCCTGCCGCGGGAGCGCTGGCGCGAAGTTGCGCTGGCGATTCGTGCGGCCGGCGCCCGGGTGGGCGTGACGGGAACCGGCCATTCGGGCGATCGCGACCTGATCCTCGAGTGCGCCGATCTTGTGCTGATCGACTTTTCCGCCTACTCGCTGCCCGGCCTCGAGCGCGCATTGACTGGCTTCAAGACCGAGTTTCCGCGGCTGCAGCGGGTAGTCGAGAACGTCGACGGCTGGCCGGAGCGCCGGCTGTGCGTTTCGCGCGGCGCGGATTTTTGTCTGGGGTCGTTTGCCACGGCCGCCGACGAAGAACAGCAGACGGGGGAAATCAGCCAGAGCCGGCTGGTCCTGATCGAGATGCTCAATCTGCTGCGCACGGATGCCGACCTGTCTGATATTGCAAAGGTCGCCAAGCGCGATCCGGGTGTGGCGGTGAAAGTGGTGGCCATGGCGAATTCGCCGATCATGGCGCGGGAGAATCCGGTGAGCGGGATCGACCAGGCGATCATGATCCTGGGCCGCGAACAGCTTTATCGCTGGCTGTCGCTCGCCATGTTCCGCGCCGGCGCGAATTCGCCGCGCGACGAGGTGCTGCTCGAACTCGCGCTGGCGCGGGGCCGCTTCCTCGAACTCGTGGGGCAGGGAAAGTACGGCAAGCGCGAGTGCGACGAGCTGTTCCTCGTCGGCCTGCTCTCGATGCTCGACAGCCTGCTGGGCGTGCCGATGGCCAAGGTCGTCGAACGCATCCATCTGTCGGCGGAGATCAAGGACGTGCTGCTCAACAGCGCGGGGCCCTTCGGCCGTTACCTGATGCTGGCGATCGCCGTGGAGAAGGGGCGCGTCGAGCAGACATCGCGCCTTGCCGAGCAGACGGCGATTCCCCTCGATGAAATCGAGAGGGCCTCGGCGGAAGCGCTGGAGTGGGCGGAGAGCGCGGCGCGCCTCAGCCAGTGA
- the hflX gene encoding GTPase HflX, which yields MRKEVKEKPKYAIVAAVQLPNVSDIEFEASLAELRDLAKTLGYQITATFTQKRSSFDATAYLGKGKREEMRAFVDSEPAPGTFEHPLHAAADPEAGKIEAIFVDHEISPSQARDLEKEVGAEVLDRTMVILEIFHRHATSRAARAQVEIARLGYMAPRLREAAKLAGPQGRQRSGTGGRGAGESHTELDKRKIRDHIAELQKEIDAMDVERKTQRSRRQGRQGLATVALVGYTNAGKSTLMRALTGSDVLVENKLFATLDTTVRALHPESRPRVLVSDTVGFIKNLPHGLVASFKSTLEEALDAALLLHVIDASDPGFERQLAVTDKVLAEIGAQEVPRIRVFNKIDHVGDAAAQAEREAALRAAWPDCIVMSARRADDVTLLREAIIDFFRQDQVEAELFLPWSAQQQRSQIFASCEVLDERADEEGALLRVRGEREAVERLKEQFGKT from the coding sequence ATGCGCAAAGAAGTCAAGGAAAAGCCCAAATACGCCATCGTCGCGGCCGTGCAGCTGCCGAACGTCAGCGACATCGAGTTCGAGGCCTCGCTCGCCGAGCTGCGCGACCTGGCCAAGACGCTGGGCTACCAGATCACCGCCACCTTCACCCAGAAGCGTTCCAGCTTCGACGCCACGGCCTACCTGGGCAAGGGCAAGCGCGAGGAAATGCGCGCCTTCGTGGACAGCGAACCCGCGCCCGGCACCTTCGAGCACCCGCTGCACGCCGCCGCCGACCCCGAGGCCGGCAAGATCGAAGCCATTTTCGTCGACCACGAAATCTCGCCCTCGCAGGCGCGCGACCTCGAAAAGGAAGTCGGCGCCGAGGTGCTGGACCGCACCATGGTCATCCTCGAAATCTTCCACCGCCACGCCACTTCGCGCGCCGCGCGCGCGCAGGTCGAGATCGCGCGGCTGGGCTACATGGCGCCGCGCCTGAGGGAAGCCGCCAAGCTCGCCGGCCCGCAAGGCCGGCAGCGCAGCGGCACCGGCGGGCGCGGCGCCGGCGAATCGCACACCGAACTGGACAAACGCAAGATCCGCGACCACATCGCCGAGTTGCAGAAGGAAATCGACGCAATGGACGTCGAGCGCAAAACCCAGCGCTCGCGCCGGCAGGGTCGCCAGGGGCTCGCCACCGTGGCGCTGGTCGGCTACACCAACGCCGGCAAATCCACCCTGATGCGCGCGCTGACCGGCAGCGACGTGCTGGTCGAGAACAAGCTCTTCGCCACGCTCGACACCACCGTGCGCGCCCTCCACCCCGAAAGCCGGCCGCGCGTGCTGGTCAGCGACACCGTCGGCTTCATCAAGAACCTGCCGCACGGCTTGGTGGCTTCGTTCAAGTCCACGCTCGAAGAAGCGCTCGACGCCGCGCTGCTGCTGCACGTCATCGACGCCAGCGATCCCGGCTTCGAACGGCAACTGGCGGTTACCGACAAGGTGCTGGCAGAGATCGGCGCGCAGGAGGTGCCGCGCATCCGCGTTTTCAACAAGATTGATCACGTCGGCGACGCCGCCGCGCAAGCCGAACGCGAAGCCGCGCTGCGCGCCGCCTGGCCCGATTGCATCGTCATGAGCGCGCGCCGCGCCGATGACGTGACGCTGCTGCGCGAAGCGATCATCGACTTCTTCCGGCAGGATCAGGTCGAGGCCGAGCTGTTCCTGCCCTGGTCGGCCCAGCAACAGCGCAGCCAGATCTTCGCCAGTTGCGAAGTGCTCGACGAGCGCGCCGACGAGGAAGGCGCCTTGCTGCGCGTGCGCGGCGAGCGCGAGGCGGTGGAGCGACTGAAGGAGCAGTTCGGCAAGACTTGA